One Salminus brasiliensis chromosome 5, fSalBra1.hap2, whole genome shotgun sequence DNA segment encodes these proteins:
- the pogzb gene encoding pogo transposable element with ZNF domain — MEDADLFMECEEEELEPWQQLNQNEAAEESPGTAESKSAAGALGRVENPALSKPVVISSMPPASNSLSTVPLLTNTLPTAAPAGITKGAPGQQLILTQGAGGLTPLALSQVILPGSNAAGSQPIYLTTQGIPVQNIQSGQSPMSIVLNVQQGQAVRPITLVQAPGTPGIFKPAQIITQQAPMRPATPVVSRTQAPGPFTAVQIPATLTIRTTAPASQPRAKLVSTVPQASSSPRAIPINTQTKFVTVKAGEGNLDVQNLMSFMNSVSLPTMGQPQTFVVMSNQKANGAGPAAVQTSVPVAQTHTVQVTSATPLTHTCPRCKAKFKMIEALRGHMCFCCPDMSRSTSTDVPAAKPLPIHNKSFSAEVKSESMDVSPAEPQTRIVMLVDDFYYGTYEGNRIYVPSDNLKGPRSFKCLTCGKKLKNNIRLMNHMKFHVDVEAQTDEVDKHTSCPHCYRQFPSPSRLQCHVESVHNTLESTSRCKICEWAFDSEPVFLQHMKNTHKPGEMPYVCQVCEYRSSFYSDVHDHFRTWHEDTHFLLCIYCLKVFKHSSTYQQHFSRHQNSSVYHCNKCRLQFLFTKEKVEHKVNHHKTFRKPSQLEGLQAGTKVTIRAYAAKKNTGQVSSKTSKEPSCTANDKKTGQFGQASSAHTLNTKLLVPQSTAAGKKQISKMYDYLVKFQEHRALFGRQKCVECTFDIPDFANHYPTYVHCSLCLYSTCCSRAYANHMINNHVPGRIQKSRAKKGSVSWLTLTCACCNYKTTQGDLMAKHLVQFPDHHHCVFFMKECLETDIEYCQVEEEEEEEEEEEVEGPQVEGASVETKPDWLSMENWKVPGDGESVPEFTDSCGPQHFMGKSSDVLEYFQLLFPDTLIYKIVFETNAYAKYRRSLGRGDPTWYPLTNEEVKGFIGLCILMGVQCLPELEMYWSWKHYHSCTTFYRTMSATRFRQIRSHIRMSSMLAEDDNRHVGKLSFFQPMLKILETSMQEAYKPNRCLTIDRALLPTQEKGADREESTNSQPRIWLMCDSKSGYCHKLLILTKQEKDIDLGSLVVPYLVDSLEGKHHQVFISSLLASVPLMKKLHKKSIYCSSSIPARCPVLPMEFWSQPALESPGEFLQFEHSPVLFTRWKDAKEMICLSTNAGAGQPDTVWRKSSNKAGELSTISRPLAFKLLQDNMRGVDICNQLLACNQLGGLILDTNWRRLFWFLVNLSVINSFIILRETRKGNPPPWLQGGHFSQADYRKRLGYQLAKCAEREALQKKIANDRFQQRRYEGNPKIGFVEPKRECVLPAPDSSTSRSIHHGSSVDESATSLEASSMLDEDLDQELAPLEASDSDFETDDSSQQEPLRMEDEQSVSEPTAKATSPKTSKEKEETLTVRQLRILLFALCSGIQKAAKEMDTKPQLIRAWLRDKEKRLDHEGLGSSSREAIERLVEWVLVQREQQHTINETNLFQKASEVHVQTNQSSSFRISYEWAVNFMLQHKLGVQSPVLPCPQLPHSMEENCLHFTGFVQRQIQMHSVPHSAVGAMDELSIFVDFGAFVETTVTSRESAFRLEGTEKPWVNIYLSSLANGTILPTVLFFKGTPFRSFSKKLPDSLLLEARADGFSENEELEIWNSRVWQQHLNSQNGSKTILVMDGHHSHMSEGFVSTMSGTKTLPVIIPSGCTSQLQPLEMCVNPVLKKFLLARWSQLASEVTEVTPVDLAQLLVTWLEEFLACCSGRPELIKHSFCLSRVIAEQEECKKEANAQLELMNKLTEAMLGPEAVESELLSEDDSMETSVDGVVEANAGLINEKSHTADVVEQKGSEKADHAENKDAALTERNEIEQKAQESMKEGLEASSETSDTSSSLPSHTHPLSPAQVPEEEELLEPHQDSDSSLTDVESDS; from the exons ATGGAGGATGCTGATTTGTTTATGGagtgtgaggaggaggagctggagcCATGGCAACAGTTGAACCAGAATGAGGCGGCGGAGGAGTCGCCGGGGACTGCTGAAAGTAAATCCGCCGCTG GAGCTCTTGGCAGAGTTGAAAATCCAGCTTTGTCCAAACCTGTTGTCATTTCCAGCATGCCTCCAGCCAGCAATAGCTTGAGCACTGTCCCACTGCTTACTAATACAT TGCCTACAGCTGCACCTGCTGGGATCACTAAGGGTGCACCTGGGCAGCAGCTGATCCTGACACAGGGTGCAGGAGGATTAACTCCACTGGCTTTGTCCCAGGTTATTCTGCCTGGATCAAATGCTGCTGGTAGCCAGCCCATCTACTTGACCACACAG GGTATCCCGGTCCAAAATATCCAGTCAGGTCAGAGCCCAATGAGCATCGTATTAAATGTGCAGCAAGGCCAAGCTGTCCGACCCATTACCCTGGTCCAAG CTCCTGGGACACCTGGAATTTTTAAACCAGCTCAAATAATCACACAGCAAGCTCCAATGAGGCCTGCGACTCCAGTGGTGAGCCGGACACAGGCTCCTGGCCCCTTCACTGCCGTGCAGATCCCTGCTACCCTCACCATACGAACCACAGCGCCGGCCAGCCAGCCCAGAGCAAAGCTTGTTTCCACAGTCCCTCAGGCTTCCAGCTCACCAAGAGCCATCCCCATTAACACACAGACTAAATTTG TGACTGTGAAAGCAGGAGAGGGCAACCtggatgtacagaacctgatGAGCTTCATGAACTCTGTCAGTCTTCCTACCATGGGCCAACCTCAGACCTTTGTTGTCATGAGCAATCAGAAGGCTAATGGTGCTGGCCCTGCTGCTGTCCAGACAAGTGTTCCTGTAGCTCAGACCCATACTGTACAAG TTACTTCTGCAACTCCATTGACCCACACCTGCCCACGGTGCAAAGCTAAATTCAAAATGATTGAGGCGCTTCGGGGACATATGTGT TTCTGCTGTCCAGATATGAGCCGTTCCACGAGCACTGATGTGCCTGCAGCAAAGCCTCTGCCCATTCACAACAAGAGCTTCTCTGCAGAAGTCAAGAGTGAAAGCATGGATGTCAGTCCAGCAGAGCCCCAGACGAGGATTGTCATGTTGGTAGATGACTTCTACTATGGAACCTACGAAGGAAATCGAATCTATGTGCCGTCAGACAACTTGAAAGGGCCTAGATCATTCAAATGCCTCACCTGTGGGAAGAAGCTGAAGAACAATATCAG GCTCATGAACCACATGAAGTTCCATGTAGATGTGGAGGCGCAGACTGATGAGGTGGACAAACACACATCTTGCCCACACTGCTACCGACAGTTTCCATCTCCGTCTCGCCTTCAGTGCCATGTGGAGAGTGTGCACAACACTCTTGAGTCAACTA GCAGGTGCAAAATTTGTGAGTGGGCCTTCGACAGTGAACCTGTTTTCCTTCAACACATGAAGAACACTCACAAACCTGGAGAGATGCCATATGTCTGTCAG GTGTGTGAGTATCGTTCTTCATTCTACTCTGATGTGCATGATCACTTTCGCACATGGCACGAGGATACCCACTTCCTGCTCTGCATTTACTGTTTGAAGGTTTTTAAGCACTCCAGTACCTACCAGCAGCACTTTTCTCGCCATCAG AATTCATCAGTGTACCACTGTAACAAATGCCGGCTTCAGTTTCTCTTCACAAAGGAGAAGGTTGAGCACAAAGTCAATCACCACAAAACATTCCGCAAGCCAAGTCAGCTTGAAGGGCTCCAGGCTGGGACTAAA GTGACCATAAGGGCATATGCAGCAAAGAAAAATACAGGCCAGGTGTCTTCAAAAACCAGTAAAGAGCCCTCTTGCACAGCGAACGACAAAAAGACTGGTCAGTTTGGCCAAGCTTCCTCAGCACATaccctcaacactaaactactaGTACCGCAAAGCACTGCAGCTGGGAAGAAACAAATCAGCAAGATGTATGACTACCTGGTCAAGTTTCAAGAGCACAG AGCGTTATTTGGGAGACAGAAGTGTGTGGAGTGCACCTTTGACATCCCAGACTTTGCCAATCACTATCCTACCTATGTCCACTGCTCACTGTGCCTGTACAGTACATGCTGCTCCCGCGCATACGCCAACCACATGATCAA CAATCATGTTCCAGGCAGAATCCAGAAATCTCGCGCTAAGAAGGGGTCCGTCAG CTGGTTAACACTGACATGTGCATGTTGTAACTACAAGACCACTCAGGGAGACCTGATGGCTAAGCACCTGGTCCAGTTCCCAGATCACCATCACTGTGTCTTTTTTATGAAAG AGTGTCTGGAGACTGATATTGAGTACTGCCAggttgaggaggaggaggaggaggaggaggaggaggaagtggAGGGACCACAAGTGGAAGGAGCTAGTGTTGAGACAAAGCCTGACTGGCTGTCCATGGAGAACTGGAAGGTTCCAGGTGATGGAGAATCTGTGCCAGAGTTCACAGACAGCTGTGGACCGCAGCATTTCATGGGCAAAAGCAGCGATGTCCTTGAGTATTTCCAGCTACTCTTCCCCGACACGCTCATATACAAAATTGTTTTTGAGACCAATGCCTATGCCAAATATCGGAGATCTCTAGGCAGAGGAGACCCCACATGGTACCCTCTGACCAATGAAGAAGTCAAAGGATTCATAGGCCTCTGTATCCTGATGGGTGTGCAGTGTCTCCCTGAGTTAGAGATGTACTGGTCCTGGAAGCATTACCATAGCTGTACCACCTTCTACAGGACCATGTCTGCCACTCGCTTCAGGCAGATCAGGTCTCATATCCGAATGAGCAGCATGCTTGCAGAAGATGACAACCGCCACGTGGGCAAGCTGTCTTTCTTCCAGCCTATGCTAAAAATCCTAGAGACAAGCATGCAGGAAGCATACAAGCCAAACAGATGTTTGACTATTGATCGGGCTTTGCTGCCAACCCAGGAGAAAGGAGCTGACCGGGAGGAGTCTACAAATTCTCAGCCACGAATATGGCTTATGTGTGACTCAAAGTCTGGATACTGTCATAAACTGCTCATCTTgacaaagcaggagaaagacATAGACTTGGGGAGCTTGGTTGTGCCTTATCTTGTGGACAGTCTCGAAGGAAAACATCATCAGGTTTTCATATCCAGCCTACTAGCAAGTGTTCCCCTCATGAAGAAGTTACACAAAAAGAGTATATACTGCTCCAGCTCCATCCCTGCTCGTTGTCCAGTCCTCCCTATGGAGTTCTGGAGTCAGCCTGCACTGGAGAGCCCTGGGGAGTTTCTTCAATTCGAGCATTCCCCAGTGTTGTTTACCAGATGGAAGGACGCAAAAGAGATGATCTGCCTTTCCACAAATGCTGGGGCTGGCCAGCCTGACACAGTGTGGAGAAAGTCCTCGAATAAGGCAGGTGAGCTCTCCACCATCTCAAGACCACTGGCCTTTAAGCTGCTTCAGGATAACATGCGTGGTGTGGACATCTGTAATCAGCTGCTGGCCTGCAACCAGCTTGGTGGATTGATCTTAGACACCAACTGGCGGCGCCTGTTCTGGTTTCTTGTCAACTTAAGTGTCATCAACTCCTTCATTATATTGCGAGAGACACGAAAGGGCAACCCACCTCCATGGCTTCAGGGAGGCCACTTCTCCCAGGCCGACTATCGTAAACGCCTAGGATACCAGCTGGCCAAGTGCGCTGAAAGAGAGGCTCTCCAGAAGAAAATCGCCAATGACCGGTTTCAACAGAGAAGATATGAGG GTAACCCCAAAATTGGATTTGTGGAGCCTAAGAG AGAATGTGTTCTGCCTGCCCCAGACTCCAGCACTTCAAGAAGCATCCATCATGGCTCTTCAGTAGATGAATCCGCTACATCTCTAGAAGCGTCCTCTATGCTGGATGAAGACCTTGACCAGGAATTGGCCCCTCTGGAAGCTTCAGATTCAGACTTCGAGACGGATGACAGTAGTCAGCAAGAGCCACTTAGAATGGAAGATgaacagtcagtcagtgagccCACAGCAAAAGCAACTTCTCCAAAGACCAgcaaagaaaaagaggagaCGCTTACTGTTCGACAGCTCAGAATACTACTGTTTGCATTGTGCTCTGGGATCCAGAAGGCAGCCAAAGAAATGGACACTAAACCTCAGCTCATCAGAGCCTGGCTTCGAGACAAAGAGAAAAGATTAGACCATGAGGGTCTAGGCAGCAGCAGTAGAGAGGCTATAGAACGTTTGGTCGAGTGGGTGTTGGTCCAACGAGAGCAGCAACATACTATCAATGAAACAAACCTCTTTCAGAAAGCCTCAGAGGTCCACGTTCAAACTAACCAGAGCAGTTCCTTCCGTATTTCGTATGAGTGGGCAGTGAACTTCATGCTACAGCATAAACTTGGCGTGCAGAGTCCGGTCCTGCCCTGTCCTCAGCTTCCACACAGCATGGAGGAAAACTGTCTCCATTTCACTGGCTTCGTACAGAGACAGATACAAATGCACAGTGTACCTCATTCTGCTGTTGGTGCCATGGATGAGCTTTCTATTTTTGTTGACTTTGGTGCATTCGTTGAAACTACCGTCACTTCCAGAGAGTCTGCCTTTCGGCTAGAGGGTACAGAGAAACCTTGGGTGAATATTTACCTTTCATCATTGGCAAATGGTACGATACTGCCAACAGTTCTGTTTTTTAAAGGCACCCCCTTTAGGAGTTTTAGCAAAAAGCTGCCAGACTCCCTTCTGCTGGAAGCACGAGCTGATGGTTTTTCTGAGAACGAGGAGCTTGAAATCTGGAATTCCCGTGTGTGGCAGCAGCATTTGAACTCCCAGAATGGAAGTAAGACCATCCTAGTTATGGATGGCCATCATAGCCACATGTCTGAAGGCTTTGTGTCCACCATGAGTGGCACCAAAACCTTACCAGTCATTATTCCATCGGGGTGCACTAGCCAGCTGCAGCCTTTGGAGATGTGTGTGAACCCTGTGCTAAAGAAGTTCTTGCTAGCTCGCTGGTCGCAGTTGGCTTCCGAAGTAACAGAGGTCACACCTGTAGACTTGGCACAGCTCCTTGTGACCTGGCTAGAGGAGTTCTTGGCTTGTTGCTCTGGCAGGCCTGAGCTGATTAAGCACTCTTTTTGCCTTTCTCGTGTGATTGCTGAGCAAGAAGAATGTAAGAAGGAAGCTAATGCTCAGTTGGAGCTGATGAATAAATTGACAGAAGCCATGCTTGGACCAGAGGCAGTAGAATCCGAGCTTTTGTCTGAAGATGACTCCATGGAGACATCCGTTGACGGTGTCGTGGAGGCAAATGCCGGTTTAATCAATGAGAAATCTCACACAGCGGACGTTGTTGAACAGAAAGGATCGGAAAAGGCTGATCATGCTGAAAATAAGGACGCGGCACTGACTGAGAGAAATGAGATTGAACAGAAAGCACAGGAAAGTATGAAGGAAGGTTTGGAGGCATCAAGTGAAACTTCAGATACTAGCTCTTCCCTTCCATCACATACCCACCCACTGTCACCAGCTCAGGTTCCTGAAGAAGAGGAGCTTTTAGAGCCCCATCAAGACTCCGATTCATCTCTAACAGATGTGGAATCCGATAGCTAG
- the selenbp1 gene encoding methanethiol oxidase isoform X1, producing the protein MASNCSGCGPGYKSPRDAMKGPREEIVYLPCIYRNTEIRKPDYLATVDVDPKSPTYCKVIHRLPMPNVNDELHHSGWNTCSSCFGDASKKRSRLILPSLISSRVYVVDVGTDPRAPRLHKTVEPVEMYWKCGLANPHTSHCLGSGQIMISTLGDPSGNGKGGFVLLDGETFDLIGNWELPGEAAPFGYDFWYQPRHNVMISTEWGAPKILANGFNPADLKAGHYGQCIHVWDWTTHKHLQTLDLGEEGAIPLEIRFLHDPAAAEGFVGCALQGTVFRFYKTQKGDWAAERVIKVPSKKVEGWILPEMASLITDVLISLDDRFLYFSNWLHGDVRQYDITDRRNPRMVGQIFLGGSIQNDGPVKVLEDTELDSQPSPRILKGKRIPGSPQMLQLSLDGKRLYVTTSLYSAWDKQFYPDLIKHGSVIMQIDVDTVKGGLKLNEDFLVDFGAEPEGPALAHEVRYPGGDCTSDIWL; encoded by the exons ATGG CATCTAACTGCTCAGGATGTGGACCTGGATACAAAAGCCCTCGGGATGCTATGAAAG GACCTCGAGAGGAGATTGTTTACCTGCCCTGCATTTACCGGAACACTGAAATCCGAAAGCCTGACTACCTTGCGACAGTGGATGTTGACCCCAAATCTCCCACTTACTGCAAG GTGATTCACAGACTGCCCATGCCCAACGTGAACGATGAGCTGCACCACTCTGGCTGGAATACCTGCAGCAGCTGTTTTGGCGACGCTTCCAAAAAGCGCAGTCGGCTCATCTTaccctctctcatctcctcccGCGTCTACGTTGTTGATGTGGGCACAGACCCTCGTGCTCCGCGACTTCACAAG ACAGTTGAACCTGTGGAGATGTATTGGAAGTGTGGCCTGGCCAATCCTCATACATCACACTGCCTGGGCAGTGGCCAAATTATGATCAGTACCCTGGGGGACCCCTCCGGAAATGGCAAAG GTGGGTTTGTGTTACTGGATGGTGAGACATTTGACTTGATTGGCAACTGGGAGTTACCTGGTGAAGCAGCACCCTTTGGCTATGACTTCTGGTACCAACCACGCCATAACGTCATGATAAGCACGGAGTGGGGAGCACCCAAAATTCTCGCAAATGGCTTCAATCCTGCAGATCTTAAAGCAG GTCACTATGGGCAGTGCATCCATGTGTGGGACTGGACCACTCACAAGCACCTGCAGACTCTGGATCTGGGAGAGGAGGGTGCCATTCCTCTAGAGATCCGTTTCCTGCATGACCCTGCTGCAGCTGAAGGCTTTGTGGGTTGTGCATTGCAGGGCACAGTCTTCCGCTTCTATAAAACTCAG AAAGGTGACTGGGCTGCAGAGAGAGTCATCAAGGTCCCTAGTAAAAAAGTTGAGGGGTGGATCTTGCCTGAGATGGCAA GTCTCATCACTGACGTTTTAATCTCATTGGACGATCGCTTCCTGTACTTCAGCAACTGGTTGCATGGTGACGTTCGACAGTATGATATCACAGACAGGAGAAATCCCCGTATGGTGGGTCAG ATCTTTCTTGGAGGCAGTATTCAGAATGATGGCCCTGTCAAAGTACTGGAGGACACAGAGCTGGACAGCCAACCATCTCCAAGGATCCTGAAG GGCAAGCGGATACCAGGAAGTCCACAGATGCTGCAGCTAAGCCTGGATGGGAAAAGACTCTATGTAACCACTTCTCTATACAGTGCATGGGACAAGCAGTTCTACCCTGACCTCATCAA GCACGGCTCAGTGATTATGCAGATTGATGTAGACACAGTTAAAGGTGGCCTGAAGCTCAATGAGGATTTCTTGGTGGATTTCGGAGCGGAGCCAGAGGGTCCTGCACTTGCCCATGAGGTCCGATACCCTGGAGGCGATTGCACCTCTGACATCTGGCTGTGA
- the selenbp1 gene encoding methanethiol oxidase isoform X2, with protein sequence MASNCSGCGPGYKSPRDAMKGPREEIVYLPCIYRNTEIRKPDYLATVDVDPKSPTYCKVIHRLPMPNVNDELHHSGWNTCSSCFGDASKKRSRLILPSLISSRVYVVDVGTDPRAPRLHKTVEPVEMYWKCGLANPHTSHCLGSGQIMISTLGDPSGNGKGGFVLLDGETFDLIGNWELPGEAAPFGYDFWYQPRHNVMISTEWGAPKILANGFNPADLKAGHYGQCIHVWDWTTHKHLQTLDLGEEGAIPLEIRFLHDPAAAEGFVGCALQGTVFRFYKTQAGDWAAERVIKVPSKKVEGWILPEMASLITDVLISLDDRFLYFSNWLHGDVRQYDITDRRNPRMVGQIFLGGSIQNDGPVKVLEDTELDSQPSPRILKGKRIPGSPQMLQLSLDGKRLYVTTSLYSAWDKQFYPDLIKHGSVIMQIDVDTVKGGLKLNEDFLVDFGAEPEGPALAHEVRYPGGDCTSDIWL encoded by the exons ATGG CATCTAACTGCTCAGGATGTGGACCTGGATACAAAAGCCCTCGGGATGCTATGAAAG GACCTCGAGAGGAGATTGTTTACCTGCCCTGCATTTACCGGAACACTGAAATCCGAAAGCCTGACTACCTTGCGACAGTGGATGTTGACCCCAAATCTCCCACTTACTGCAAG GTGATTCACAGACTGCCCATGCCCAACGTGAACGATGAGCTGCACCACTCTGGCTGGAATACCTGCAGCAGCTGTTTTGGCGACGCTTCCAAAAAGCGCAGTCGGCTCATCTTaccctctctcatctcctcccGCGTCTACGTTGTTGATGTGGGCACAGACCCTCGTGCTCCGCGACTTCACAAG ACAGTTGAACCTGTGGAGATGTATTGGAAGTGTGGCCTGGCCAATCCTCATACATCACACTGCCTGGGCAGTGGCCAAATTATGATCAGTACCCTGGGGGACCCCTCCGGAAATGGCAAAG GTGGGTTTGTGTTACTGGATGGTGAGACATTTGACTTGATTGGCAACTGGGAGTTACCTGGTGAAGCAGCACCCTTTGGCTATGACTTCTGGTACCAACCACGCCATAACGTCATGATAAGCACGGAGTGGGGAGCACCCAAAATTCTCGCAAATGGCTTCAATCCTGCAGATCTTAAAGCAG GTCACTATGGGCAGTGCATCCATGTGTGGGACTGGACCACTCACAAGCACCTGCAGACTCTGGATCTGGGAGAGGAGGGTGCCATTCCTCTAGAGATCCGTTTCCTGCATGACCCTGCTGCAGCTGAAGGCTTTGTGGGTTGTGCATTGCAGGGCACAGTCTTCCGCTTCTATAAAACTCAGGCAG GTGACTGGGCTGCAGAGAGAGTCATCAAGGTCCCTAGTAAAAAAGTTGAGGGGTGGATCTTGCCTGAGATGGCAA GTCTCATCACTGACGTTTTAATCTCATTGGACGATCGCTTCCTGTACTTCAGCAACTGGTTGCATGGTGACGTTCGACAGTATGATATCACAGACAGGAGAAATCCCCGTATGGTGGGTCAG ATCTTTCTTGGAGGCAGTATTCAGAATGATGGCCCTGTCAAAGTACTGGAGGACACAGAGCTGGACAGCCAACCATCTCCAAGGATCCTGAAG GGCAAGCGGATACCAGGAAGTCCACAGATGCTGCAGCTAAGCCTGGATGGGAAAAGACTCTATGTAACCACTTCTCTATACAGTGCATGGGACAAGCAGTTCTACCCTGACCTCATCAA GCACGGCTCAGTGATTATGCAGATTGATGTAGACACAGTTAAAGGTGGCCTGAAGCTCAATGAGGATTTCTTGGTGGATTTCGGAGCGGAGCCAGAGGGTCCTGCACTTGCCCATGAGGTCCGATACCCTGGAGGCGATTGCACCTCTGACATCTGGCTGTGA